The following proteins are encoded in a genomic region of Cryptomeria japonica chromosome 11, Sugi_1.0, whole genome shotgun sequence:
- the LOC131860358 gene encoding uncharacterized protein LOC131860358 — translation MVREPTKLSDKLLNLIPPILNDADNELVMCQVTEEEVKEVVFAMAAYKASGPDGFPPTFFQVFWEIVKYDLIKATRDFIQMGNLLKKLNNTFIVSVPKVPYPKLIIDFRPISLCNMVYKIFSKVVVNRIKPLLDRDISPSQRVLFRVGRSSMRSSLLMKSFIPWRGVATQVWL, via the coding sequence ATGGTGAGAGAACCTACTAAATTAAGTGATAAGCtgctcaatcttatccctccaatccTGAATGATGCTGACAATGAGCTGGTAATGTGTCAAGTTACCGAAGAGGAAGTTAAAGAGGTGGTTTTTGCTATGGCTGCCTATAAGGCCTCAGGCCCTGATGGCTTCCCCCCGACCTTCTTTcaggtgttttgggagattgtgaAGTATGATTTGATAAAAGCCACCAGGGACTTCATTCAAATGGGGAACCTTCTGAAGAAACTGAATAATACTTTCATTGTGTCAGTTCCTAAAGTTCCCTATCCAAAGCTTATAATTGATTTCCGTCCTATCAGTCTGTGCAATATGGTTTACAAGATCTTTTCTAAAGTTGTTGTTAACCGAATCAAACCTCTTCTTGATAGAGATATTAGCCCCTCACAGAGGGTTTTATTTCGGGTAGGCAGATCCTCGATGCGGTCATCACTACTCATGAAGTCATTCATTCCATGGAGAGGAGTTGCAACCCAGGTATGGCTTTga